The genomic stretch CGGCTTTAACACggataaagacaaaaacatttaataggCAAGATGAAGGAGATAAAACATTAAGAAAGCACAGTTGTATTATGCACAGTTACTGGATAAATTCACGACATGTTCTCACACGAAGCTTCAAACCACAACAAGCATTTCACAAGCAGCCAGACAttactttttctctttaaatgatTCACTCCCACATGAAGCGTACTGTGAGCTGAAAACCTGATAATATTCTGACAAGCTAACTTACGTTCATGTTTTCACTGGCGGTTTATCAACGTTTCTGGATAAACGGTGAATCCGCAGAGTGGAGCAGCTGGCAACAAAGACATGATGCATACTGCAAGGTAAACACAAGACTGGACAGCACTGCCTGAGTCTCTGTGTGAGTATGACCGGTGTCACGTTAACGTTAGTTGCTCAACTGGGTCTAAACACTCTTTTCCCAACCAAGTTACCGTTTCAACACGAGAACAGTTATTTTCTTGGCAAAGTTGAGCTCAGCAGCACCCACAAACGCTCCATCTACTTTTgacatcaacttttttttctttttaaatcgcCGTGTTGAACTCACGGAGCGGACAACTGGCAAGTGTAGGAAAAGGATGCTACCGCTGTGTGTTTAACGTTAGCAGATGAACGTTAGCTTAGCGGTTAGCTCCGAGCGACAGaatatttgtaaaataacaaactgCTGAATATAACGTTAGTGAGTTTTATCACCTAGCAAAACCTAAGGTTACAAACACGGAATATACAACTCACCTTGTCGCCGAAAAGCCGTGTATTCCTTTAAAAACTGAGGGGAAAAAGGCtaaattgaaattaaaactGTAATAGTTCACTTCCCAGTTTAGCGCAGTTTTgagtaatgttttaaaaaaatttgaatGATGAATCGGTGAGTAGTGTTTGAAGCCCGGCCGGGTGGGAGGGAGGCAGTGTGACTGAACGTGTTGCTCTCTAATCGCAGATTGAAGAGACTGACTGTCCTCCCGTTTCACTCAACTCAACACAAGTGACGTCAGCTGGAGGCTTCTCCACAATGCAAACttttgtgctaaaaaaaaactgcatccAGCAAGTGCACAAACTGACTGTGTCAACATCAGCATGCACTGCACAGGGTacttaaacataaatataaaaatagataCCATGACATAATTGATGCTGCATATGTCTAATGGTATTTATGCATGAATATTACAACAATCCCATAGGCTACTGCTCACATGTATCCATGAACTCCTTTGCAAACAGGTGCACACAGTTTCATTCAGCTTACAGTTTCCACTAGATCCCTTGCATGGCAGTGAAAGCAAATTTGTCAGATGCAAAAAGTTTgtttgtaaatatatataacccCTAAAAATACTGGGCTATATAAACCACCAATAAGATAGTGTAagcatttattcttttaatcaaaatgagaaaaaataaggTTTAAGGACAGACTCCCTGTTTAAAGCAACCCGACTAACAGATTTTTTTGGGCTGatgccgatattagggagtaacaaaaatcaatatatcagctgataatcttataCAGAATATAGACattaacacttttttctttcttttttttttttacagtgatcCCTCAAACGTATCATACTTGATAAAGACATGTAATGGAAGcatgatattttaaagtttaacaaactttattgtatgaaatgacatcagtgcactgaaacagtaaactttaaTAATTATACATAACTAtagaaaaatgcaacaaaaaaaccccacatgtgcttatattaaacttgaattaagaaaaagattCAAATGTAGACAGACAACAGAGGCAAACCAGTATATCTGTGATAAGCCAATATgggctgactgatatatcagtcGAGCTCTACTGTTCGATCTGATGTGAAATTATACTGCATACATGGTCATAGTTTGTTTAGCAATTTATAACCAATGGAGGCAGGCACATTTAGAGGTCTTAATGGCAGTAACAGTTTGCAAATTGTGATGCGCATTCAGTGCTGTTTGTATGTCTAAATTctcaaagtaagactgaatgacaaaatcaataaataatgtattttttaaaaagtttgattgCACTTAagtataaccctaaccctaacagcTCAGTTTAATCTTGATTTAATTGTCTTGCTTGGGTAATTTGGCTTGTACATTAAAACAGACTCATCATCAACAGTTAACACAACAAGAGATCATGAGTTAGAAAAATAGCGATAACACCAGTCAAGTGATAACAATAAGTAAAAACAACGTAAACCAATAAATAAGAAAAGGGTTTAAACAAGAGACAGGTGTGCCTTTTAATAAAGGGTGTACATTAATTTATGGAGCGCAAATTAAGGGAATTCATTGCTAATATTAAAAAGGAGAGTTTGAATCTATTACACCTGGCCCCAATGAGTCTGTACATCTATTCTAAAGAAGGCAGCTTTATTGGTAGTAGGTATCAATGTTTTcctatgttttctttttgcaagACTATTATTAGAATAACCTAAACGTTCAGTCCAGACCATGACAACATGTtgcttaaaatgtgttaaagaaACTATTAACAAGGCATATGTGTGTAAGTGATGAttgcaattaaataaataagtcatcTACCCGATATAGCAACTACTGTACCATCTGCCATCTTTGTTAACATTAAGCAAGCACACAATTGGCAACAGGCAACATATTTTTTCGTGGTtcttgtttatatatatatatatatatatatatgtatgtatgtttaatgtataatttatgtaTGCACTGACGCACCTCATGCCCAAGATAAATTTCCCAGACGGGACATTAAagtatatcttatcttatcttaacagAAAAGGGGTTGCATTTACAACACAGTGTTATGGACACATTGTAACACTGTGAAAATGCTCTGTGGTGCCGTATATCCATTGTGTACATATCACAAATTACACAGTATATGATTTTGTAATGAATCAAGTCGAGTAAGCTGCTTCTAGGAGGTTggttttaatataaattaaacaaacagcaacTTGTCAGAGCAACAGTACAGTGTATTGAGTTGTCCTTTTCTGTAAAAAgatgctgtgtgtctgtgctcagAGGACACAGTTGGTTTCAATCCAAGGCACTGCACCTTTTCACCAACGCACACTGTACATGAAGTTGAGCTAATTGGATACAGTAATTAAGGCACAAAGGCAAATTTGAATTAAAGATGTGGGGAAAGAAAACCCTTGATCAGCATTTGTAATTTAAAACGGGTTTATTTGCTTGTTCACCATCCCTTGTGCTCATTGATTTTTCTCCCCCTCTAATTCTGTGTCATTTTAGATACTGCAGTCACAGAAGCTACTGGCCTGGCTGATTAAACACACATGGTGAGAGATGGAAAAATGATTTGATGAATTTGTCAGCTGCACAACAGGATACCtggggtttttttctatttgtactGGACAACCTCCATTAGAGAGAATGAGCAATTGGAGAGATCAGAGCAGCGTCACCACAAAAACCTTTCCTGGCCGTGTTTTTTTTCACGTTGTGCAATCAAAATGTCAGCTCACCTTGGTCATTTGTAACACAATAAATCACAGTCGATGGCTGCGATGCAAGCAGCATGCTGGGGGAAGGGCAGTCTGTCCCCTTTAAAGGGATTTTTTAAAGTCTTGATTAGAAAGTATAATGAGATACCAAAGACACAGCAAAGATGATCTCTCTAGAGACTGATGGAAAACAAATTAACACCAAAGCCTTCCAGCACTGCACATGCGTTTGATTTAGGAAATGGTACAGTCTCTGGGATAAAAAATGGGCTACATTAATCTTATAAAATCTTTGCAACAATTCTTTGGAGTTAAATGATCTGCCGTGCCATGTGAGTCGTCAGATAGGAAAATGTAGACTTGCACCTCTATCCACATACAAAAACTGCATTATCTTACCTTGTAAAGTGTGATTGTTTTAGTGAGAACTTACAGTTGAATTACTTTTTTTGCCATGAATTGAAAGGAAATTATAGATTAATAACATAACAAGatgataaaacataattttgcaatttgtgtgtattttgcatacaaacacaaagatgTGGCACCCTATAATAAAACTATCACTTTACAAAGGACAGGTTTATGCATTCATTTTATAGATCCAAATAgtaatgtaatgaaatgaaGAGTTGTATGGCATGTTTTGATGTATAAAATAGAGCATTCTTTATCTATTCtatctacatttattttcctctgctAATTGGAGCATGTTCCAGTGCAGTGAATAGGGAAGAAACATGAGATTGCAGGAGATGAGATACAGATGCTTTCCACTTCTGTTTACAGACACCTTTCCCAGGAAAGACAAGAACATGAATAGAAGATGAGCTAgaacagtgtttaaaaaaacaacagaccaGCAGGAAAGAGTTCTCACTCTTGATTTTGTAGTTACACTAAAGAAAGAGTCACTACTGCATCCTATATTTAAGACAagtctgcttttttttggtctgtattgtattttgttgtCACAACTCAGGCTTGATGAACCTATGTCTTATGATGCAGCATGGCTCTCATTTTCATTCCATCTGTCACGCTACTGTATGTCATTTTAATTAGTCATTCTGGGTCAGTGCagacctcttcctcctccaagCAGTGGTGTGACAGATGCATGAATGAAATTAATTTGCTATTATTTAAGCAAAAATAGGACATTACTGCTGTTGTGATGAGACAACAGTACTGCTGTGGTAATAAAATCCACACATCCCAGTATAACTGAACAGAATCTTTGGAATATGTGGTTACTCATAAATTAAATACAACCCTGTTAtgtccccccaaaaaacagctAATGAAGCTTTCActatgtaatgttaaaattaattatcaaaattaaaatgatcataatTGCCTGtgcaggaaaacacatttagaaaaccatcttttttttcactgttgtaAAATGATGACATACAGGAGCTCAACACTCCTCTgtagcaataaataaaaacctttgTAGATTCAGGAGACCTAATACAGCTTGGTAATCAGACTGAATTTCCATTTGGCTTTCACTTCATTATTCatactttcattattttatttgaatcgCTGTAAAAGTTCAGAGATGATGGGCAGCAGTTGAAGGTTTTACAACCAGGCCAGACTATATACACGgtcacccataaagttggaataattttgttttcagacacattcctctttttattttctatttatacacatcagtaatcacctttgaccaggtgcaatgagagtgatcaatacaattttgagaatatatacactttatctatcaagaataaatcacattttcacaatcatttcatggaaagaggtaacaaatattttattccaactttatgggcgaccgtgtatgctgTGCGAAGAAAGGAACATTTACAATTACTCTTCGAGCTTTATCAATTATCAAATTGCATTATTCAAAGTTCCATTCAAAGGCTTTTTCAACACATGCAGCTGTAATGAATTATACTTTGTTGAATAATCATTAGGGTaaattattgtttgttattgGGAAAACATGGTCAACTTGAATTTGAACATTAAACATCTGCTTAAATCTAACAAGAAGCCAGTCTGTACTttgatacatatacatatacatttgaGGTTTTCTACATAATTGAACAGTTTGAATAATGTATGAAAAATTCCTTTTGTGTGAGTTGAAAATACAGGAATCTTCTTTATGTGTTTAAATTACCGAAGCCAGGAGACCACTAAGAGCATTATAGTGAGATATTGCTTggtcattattataataaaatcaaCAACCTGTCAGCAGATGgcaattttttgttttcatttttagcttCTGGGCTAAACTCTATTATTTGTGCATGGAAAAGTAGCCTTTAAGCTTTAAGCAAGCATGCCAACTGCCAAAATTGTTATTTACTTATTCCTTAAGATTTTAGCCAATGTAAGAGGAAAATTGtacaaaaaacccccaaaaaactcaaaagaagAAATCTGACATATCCAAAcccacatacccacacacataGCCAATATGGCACCATACTGCAGCCAATGGTCCTGCAGGCCTTCTGCTGTTTGAACCTTCATCTTACATCACGTTAATAATTGGCAGCAAGACTGCATGACTTTCTTAACCTTAAAAAGGACTTTCACCTTGGGCACAATATAAGCTTTCCTTAATGAATCAttggattttgtttttcatctgcaATGTTTAAGTTAAGGCTTTATTTCtcagaaatgttaaatgatgtGTACTTTTTACACAATAGCTTTTTATTACAAGTTATTCCCCAACAGCAAATAATCACACAAGAGTATCTAATTCAATATCTTTCATGTTTCCATGGGGGGGGTGTCATTTTTCCTGCAATGTCAGGGAGAAAGACACAATGCAGAAATTTGATTCACTGTCCCACCTGGTGGCCAAATCTAGAAATTACAGGGAAGGGTGGATTTTTATGGTGCAATATTAGTGACTGAACAATGTAATTATCCTATAGGATGCCTTGTATGATTTTTGAAAATTTATAAAAAGTGGTTTTCAAGTTTGTGTGCGGTCCTCCTGTGCCATGTAAACAAATGTTGGCACACAAATGCCCATGATAAATCATTACCGTCTTTAGATGttgcaaacatttaaataagcaTCTGCAGCCAAGACCATGAGGATCTGTTACACCACAGGCTTCTAAGAAGTCTAAAATTAGATGTGCGTGAATGGAAACTTTCAGTTGTTACAGCTTGCAAAACGCTGAGACGTCAACAGAGCCACTCAACATTTGGGGGAAACTACACTTTCAGATGTTTTACAGTAGATAACCTTTCAGAACTAATTAGACTAGGAATTTTTGTTTCCTAATTCTTATTTTTCTACTTATACATTGACATGTAATGTATAGAGTACTGtatacagttttaataaaagaaaaaacaaaccctTCCAATGGTAAACATTCTTTattatgaaaacacacaagGGCTCAGATTCTGCCAAATTATTGTCAGATATTGCACAAAAGCACTTATACAattgaaaatgcaaaacattgtattatatattaagAGGGCTATTTTACAGAATGTAATAAAGTCTCTATTAACTTCTGCATTATACCCATGAGATCAGATCTCAGACCAAATCTTGATTGTCTTTAATGCCAACGGATGGTTTATTTCCATCACAATCACAAGAGACACCTTAAAAATTTTGCAATTATAATGCCAAGATTGTATTGCATAAGAAACGATTTAAGAAAATACATATATCTTTTGATCAGTTAAACAGAACAAAGATGACAGATGAACTGCATTTGTAGGTTGGTTGTCATTGTGGCAAAaaccgaaaaaaaaaaaaaaaaaaaaccttgaaatgACGAGAGGGTGTTTTAACAGCcaaaaagttgtttaaaaaaaaaaaaacaggacaaagtGTCAGACCAGGAGTGCAGGGAAACTGGTCATGGTGTCTGCCTGTTTTAGGACGGTTCCCATGtcaattggattttttttttttaacatggaaAAGAATCTGCTTAATGGACTATGTGACATCACCTCAATGGCAACATTCACATACATGAAGTAATTAAGCGACTGCTCACACAACATTTGCTGATTAAGCTAACGTGGTATTTTGATAGTGTGTGATTGAGAATTCCTGTTTCTGTGAATACTATTAAGGGGGACACTCCACTACTATTTTACGCATGTCTGTTTACACAAGatgagaagcagagagagacatgagCATTTAACAGGCGGGGAGGGtgttaacaaaaaagaaattcaaCCAATCCACCAGTTTTGGAGCTTAAACCATACTAGGGGCAAAAAGTCATCAATCTCAGCTACAGTGATTTGTGCCGTTGGTTGTATAATCTCCCTCTATTCCCCAATTTTATGGGAATAAAATACTGAACAGAACATTTCTGCCTGCTCAAAGTAAGATTTTTTCTTCAGTTAATATCTTCTTCTTTATAAGCAGTAGTGAGTTACTTTCAATATGAGAGAAAACTAAAGATCCCAAAAGTTATCCAAACAATGTGTAGTGCCTCATAAATAGTCTGATGTTAGTGTACATCCAATCACAGATGACATGATCCGTTATGATTTCGTTAGtgcagatgacaaaaaaaaaaaaagcagaagtgatGAGATGTTTTAGGATGTGCCACAGTGGGAGGTTAGTAATGGCATCAGTTTTCTCAATCACACTACATTAGTCTGAGTCATAGACATTGTGCTAACCCAAAACCGCTTCAGTAACTGTTTTAAGAGCGGAATTCACCTAGCGAAGAAAGCATGTACTATAGTTTCCTATGGCACGCTGTCCGTCTCTTCAGCCTCCACCAGGCAGGACCGGTCTGTGTCCAGGACTCGGAATGGAGGGTGGTACTCAAACGCTGTGAGGATAGTAGAGCCAAGATTATGCTTCTGGTGCAGGAACCAAATAACTGCAGAGACTCCCATGATGGCTACAACACTGAGAATGACCAGGGCCGACAGCAGCGCACTCGGTTCTGAGGGGGACAATAAACAATGCAAGGAAATTCACCTCTATAAAGAAAAGCTCATAGAAGAATACGTTGTAAACAGAAGCTCAAAGAGGATTAAGTAGTAAACACAAGCTCATAGAGGAATAAGTAAAACAGCGATAAATAGCTCAAAAAGGTTGACTTACTGTTCCTGGCTTCCTCTGCCtctgaaaagcaaaaaatacaTTGTGAAGCAAGAGAGGGAAAAACCACACATGAACTAAAATCTTGTGACAGTCAATACTCATGCATCTGTCATTTCAATGACTTCTCGGAGCTTAATTTAGCCAATCAGCAGTTATTTGACttaaaatttttattttttattaaaaataagtcttacCCTGAGCTGCCTCACAGACCACACCGTTCTCCACATCATCCAAGCAGCTGACAGCTTCCCACTTTCCTGTGTTGCTATGCAGAGTCACACATGAATCTACGGGCACAAGGTCTGATGGAGAATAGCTGTCTTCCCAGTTAGTGAATTTCACAGGGTCCTCACCGAACCACTTCATGTCATCACCTAACAAGATAAACCAATCAGTGCTCCAGCATGAGACACCACAAGCAGCGAGAATTACAGCCCTCTAGCACAGGTTATGTAAGTCAGCTACATGATGATGGAAATATGGTATCCCATTCTCAAAAACTGCACTGAGCTGTGctataaaacaacataatattgttgaaagaAATCACTGATGTGAATTTCCCCTAattgaaatgtgatttaatgTGTCTGTTATGGCTATTAGTTTACTGCAGCTTCCCTCACTGGAAGCATGACTGCTTTAAAAACAGGATTTCCTGACATTGTGCTGGGATTTATAGAGAAAAGGAGGAGTCAGTGTTGTCATACTGTACAAGCATTTAAAGGTATCTGGCTATGGCAGAAACTGTTAAAAGGCAGCTCTTAAGATTTTTTTGGTCAAACATGTTGTTCAGAAAAATACAGGAATAACAAAAAACGGATAGAGTAaacccatttttaaaaactaggAAAAGAAAATCTTAACTTTGGCTCAACTTTTGCTTTAACATGCACAATAAGTCCTAAAGCTACTCAGAAAAGAAGATGGGTGTAATTTGAGTTTAGATGTTAATAATCAAACTGTTGCACAAAACAATTAATGGACTTTTAATATCTAACCCAAAACCCTGAAAGGTTCAATGTGCATTTTCCTTCTAGTTACCTCCAAAACTAATACGCT from Scomber scombrus chromosome 13, fScoSco1.1, whole genome shotgun sequence encodes the following:
- the cd302 gene encoding CD302 antigen isoform X2, with product MESQEKKRSFPTLFCCLLVLCTQPQLGLTGDCPADGRTWVPFGDRCYHFVHGEEDKIKSYSFERAKSLCQGFELLTVQSVEENDFVIKYSPEVWKGIVNVWLGMYYDTNSDDMKWFGEDPVKFTNWEDSYSPSDLVPVDSCVTLHSNTGKWEAVSCLDDVENGVVCEAAQAEEARNKPSALLSALVILSVVAIMGVSAVIWFLHQKHNLGSTILTAFEYHPPFRVLDTDRSCLVEAEETDSVP
- the cd302 gene encoding CD302 antigen isoform X1 — encoded protein: MESQEKKRSFPTLFCCLLVLCTQPQLGLTGDCPADGRTWVPFGDRCYHFVHGEEDKIKSYSFERAKSLCQGFELLTVQSVEENDFVIKYSPEVWKGIVNVWLGMYYDTNSDDMKWFGEDPVKFTNWEDSYSPSDLVPVDSCVTLHSNTGKWEAVSCLDDVENGVVCEAAQEAEEARNKPSALLSALVILSVVAIMGVSAVIWFLHQKHNLGSTILTAFEYHPPFRVLDTDRSCLVEAEETDSVP